A portion of the Macrobrachium nipponense isolate FS-2020 chromosome 12, ASM1510439v2, whole genome shotgun sequence genome contains these proteins:
- the LOC135224310 gene encoding glucoside xylosyltransferase 1-like has translation MYCWCCTERLFLPDVFPDVDSVIFIDTDTIFMQSPEDLFKHFAFFDDRQVAGVTPSLYWYDEPRKKGFPKFGFSGLNAGVLLLNLTRLRSFPGGWVPTIKRTIAKYKDAIELADQDILNIIFSGRQGMLAYEVGCEWNYNKGVCTVDRNRCPNAAAKGVALLHGIATTFASNNEPKIRAVFEAWEKYDLRSSPGELLSFMEEGLRKVNRSAGGCATHSNIDDILMKGLRRHLVVA, from the exons ATGTACTGCTGGTGCTGCACCGAAAGACTCTTCCTGCCCGACGTGTTCCCGGACGTCGATTCTGTCATCTTCATCGACACGGACACAATCTTCATGCAGTCTCCGGAGGACCTGTTCAAGCATTTCGCATTCTTCGACGACCGCCAGGTCGCCGGAGTCACGCCCAGTCTCTACTGGTACGATGAGCCGCGGAAGAAG GGATTTCCTAAATTCGGCTTCTCGGGCCTCAATGCAGGGGTCCTCCTGCTCAACTTGACCCGCCTGAGAAGCTTTCCAGGAGGATGGGTTCCGACGATCAAAAGGACTATCGCCAAGTACAAAGACGCCATAGAGCTTGCAGATCAGGACATCCTCAACATCATTTTTAGTGGG AGGCAGGGAATGTTAGCATATGAAGTCGGTTGTGAATGGAACTACAACAAAGGGGTGTGTACGGTGGACAGGAACAGATGCCCCAATGCCGCTGCTAAAGGGGTTGCCCTCCTCCATGGCATCGCCACTACCTTCGCCAGCAACAACGAACCCAAGATCAGA GCGGTTTTCGAAGCATGGGAAAAGTACGACCTTCGATCGTCGCCAGGGGAGCTGCTGTCTTTCATGGAGGAGGGACTGCGGAAGGTAAACAGATCTGCAGGAGGATGTGCAACCCACTCCAACATAGACGACATTCTGATGAAAGGACTCAGGAGACACCTGGTGGTGGCTTGA